One Nitrospira sp. DNA window includes the following coding sequences:
- a CDS encoding Sodium/calcium exchanger membrane region gives MTVLWYVLMFAASVVITLAGCHLFTNGIEWLGKRLNISEGAVGSIFAAVGTTLPETSIPIIAIFFGAGKEQAEVGLGAILGAPFMLSTLVLPILALLLLLYARLGKRTPTFKLNYGEVRVDILFFLVGYGLALTCAAIPSRLFHAVVAVVLVGLYVYYMKLKFSAEDEESEGGSELEPLLFASRSPRPSYVVIGAQGIVGLLGLVGGAHLFVTAAESISAVMRVSPLILALLIAPLATELPEMSNSFLWLYRKKDRLAVGNVTGAMVFQGTFPVSVGLLGTEWTLGTTALATMVLAVFAMGMSLLQVFWSGQWRPWLLSGSALLYLGYTLYLYTNGS, from the coding sequence TTGACAGTCCTCTGGTATGTGCTCATGTTCGCGGCGTCGGTCGTCATCACCCTGGCCGGGTGCCATCTCTTCACGAACGGCATCGAGTGGCTCGGCAAGCGCCTGAACATTTCCGAAGGTGCGGTCGGCAGTATCTTTGCGGCGGTCGGGACCACCTTACCGGAGACCTCGATCCCGATCATCGCGATTTTTTTCGGGGCGGGCAAAGAGCAGGCAGAAGTCGGGCTGGGGGCGATTCTCGGGGCGCCCTTCATGCTGAGCACATTGGTGTTGCCGATCCTGGCGCTGCTGCTGCTGTTGTATGCGCGGCTCGGAAAACGGACGCCGACCTTCAAGCTCAACTACGGCGAAGTCCGGGTCGATATCCTCTTCTTTCTCGTCGGCTATGGGTTGGCCTTGACCTGTGCGGCCATCCCTTCACGCCTCTTCCATGCAGTGGTGGCGGTGGTCCTGGTCGGGCTCTACGTCTACTACATGAAGCTCAAATTTTCGGCGGAGGACGAGGAGAGCGAAGGGGGCAGCGAACTTGAACCTCTTTTGTTTGCCAGCCGGTCGCCTCGCCCCTCCTATGTCGTCATCGGGGCGCAAGGGATCGTCGGCCTGTTGGGATTGGTCGGCGGAGCGCACCTCTTCGTCACGGCGGCTGAATCCATTTCAGCGGTCATGCGGGTCTCGCCCCTCATCCTCGCCCTGTTGATCGCGCCACTGGCGACCGAGTTGCCGGAGATGTCCAACAGTTTCCTCTGGCTCTACCGCAAGAAGGACCGTCTGGCGGTCGGTAACGTTACCGGCGCGATGGTCTTCCAGGGTACGTTCCCTGTGTCCGTGGGGTTGCTCGGTACTGAATGGACCTTAGGGACGACCGCATTGGCTACGATGGTCCTCGCCGTGTTCGCGATGGGCATGAGCCTGCTGCAAGTATTCTGGTCCGGGCAATGGCGGCCCTGGTTGCTCAGCGGTAGTGCACTGCTGTACCTTGGCTATACCCTCTATCTCTATACGAATGGCTCCTAA